The DNA region ACATACGATGTAACAGGTGGTCTATGTGAAAATAATGATAAATTCGCTATCGACCGTCAATTACCAAAAACAAATATTGGCGACTACATCTGGATCCACGATGCCGGAGCCCACGGTGCCTCAATGGGTTACCAATACAACGCCAAATTGCGTTCAGCAGAAGTCATGTTAAAAGAAGACGGCACATTCAAACAAATCCGTCGCCCAGAAACACCAGAAGACTACTTCGCAACAATGGACTTTAATTTCTAAAAAATATATCCAGTAAAAAGCGCCCGAACATGATGTTTGGGCGCTTTTTGCTTTATTCTTTTAGTTTGTGAACAATTAAGTCAGCCCTTTAAACTAATCCTTCTTCAGTTAATGCTGTTTGATAGTTTACTAGGGCTAAGAATTCTTCTAGTGTGATTTCATATTGGGCGATATATTGTGCAGCTTCTACACCGACATATCGGTAGTGCCATGGCTCAAAGCTATACCCCGTTACCTGCTCTTTCCCTTGTGGGTATCGTAAAATAAAGCCATAATCTTGGGCATTTTCTGCGAGCCATTGAGCTGATGGTTGGTCTGCATAAGCCTCATCTAAACTGCCACCTATACCTGTCCATTCAGTTCCTAACCAGTCAAAGGCTAGTCCAGTTGAATGTTCACTGGCTTCTGCTGGGGCAAAATAAGCATTTGTTAGGTCACGCGCTTCTGATTCTGAATAGCCTTGAGCTAAGTAATCTTGAAAACCATTCTCCACATTTTGTGCTTGATATGCAATGGTCCGGTGAGCAGAAATTGTCGACAGGGTATACCCGGCACTTGCTGCTGCATCAATCAAAGCAGTATAAGCATCTGTAATCGCTGCGTTATAGGGTTTACCTGAATTTGCATAAGCAAAATCCATCACTGGTTCGGTAAGTAATGGGTTAAGTTTATTGACTAATTGATATTGTGCTGAATCTACATCAACTTCTTTAGGTAGGTCTGTCAGCAACTGGGCCATGGCTGCAGTTTCGTCCAGTTCCAGCGTAGCAGCTACATTTGTTGCGATATCCTTCACAGAATAAGTTTGGATGTCATCTGCATAGTCGGCTGAAAATTCGGCCATTTGACTGGCTTCTTCATCGGTTGTGGCGTTTGATGCGACTGGCGTGGTGATGGTTTCTGTCAACTCAGCTTTACGTGCTTCAGCTCTTTTCTCATCATCTGAAGAGGCTGCAGAGGCACTTTCTTCGGTGGTTTTTGTATCTGTAGGCTGGTTTGTGGTGGTTTCTGTTTCGGCGTTGGTCTTACTGTAGCTGATATCATAGGCAGCAAGCGCTAGAATAAAGGCCAAGACGATGGCGATGTAGGCCTTGTTAAAGTGGTTCATGTTAATTTTTGACACTTAAGTCACTCCTTGTTTTTCCCATTTGTCTATATCCCTGCCTAAAAATCGCAGGTCCTCTATGCTATAATAACAGAGTGAGATTTCAATTAGATTAAAAAAAAGTAAAACTACTTTTAATATACAAAATTTTTAGATGAGGATGAATGAGATGAATCGTGAAGGAATTTTAAGCGCGGAGAGAATTGTTGTGAAAATCGGGACACATTCTCTTTTGAATAGTCAAAATCAGATTAATTATAACCGAATTGACCGCCTAGCTTTGGCCCTTTCTACCTTAATTCAAGAGGGTAAGGAAGTAATCCTTGTAACCTCGGGTGCGATTGGTGTTGGTTCTGTCAAAATGGGCTTAACTAGCCGACCTACCGATATGGCATCACAGCAAGCGACTGCCGCTGTTGGACAAGTAGCTTTAATGAATTTATATAGTCGGTCGTTTAACTACTACAGCCAATTTATCGGGCAAATCTTGTTAACACGGGACATTATCGACTTCCCGGATTCTTACAACAACTACAAAAATGCCATGAATGCCTTATTAGGTCAAAAAATCTTACCCATTATCAATGAAAACGATGCGGTAGCGGTTGATGAAATGGACCACCAAACTCGTTTTGGTGACAACGATACCCTATCTGCCTTGGTTGCTTCGACGATGGACGCGGACTTGTTGATATTCCTAACAGATGTAGACGGCTTTTATGATGACAATCCGAAGCGAAATCCTGATGCGGTTCGCTTTGATGTCTTGCATGAGGTGACTGACGATTTAATGGATATGGCTAAGGGTGATGTTTCGGCTTTTTCAACTGGTGGAATGGAAACGAAATTAACAGCTGCTAATGAGTCTTTAAAATCCGGACAAATGACGGTGATTATGTCATC from Aerococcus urinaeequi includes:
- a CDS encoding M15 family metallopeptidase, whose protein sequence is MSKINMNHFNKAYIAIVLAFILALAAYDISYSKTNAETETTTNQPTDTKTTEESASAASSDDEKRAEARKAELTETITTPVASNATTDEEASQMAEFSADYADDIQTYSVKDIATNVAATLELDETAAMAQLLTDLPKEVDVDSAQYQLVNKLNPLLTEPVMDFAYANSGKPYNAAITDAYTALIDAAASAGYTLSTISAHRTIAYQAQNVENGFQDYLAQGYSESEARDLTNAYFAPAEASEHSTGLAFDWLGTEWTGIGGSLDEAYADQPSAQWLAENAQDYGFILRYPQGKEQVTGYSFEPWHYRYVGVEAAQYIAQYEITLEEFLALVNYQTALTEEGLV
- the proB gene encoding glutamate 5-kinase produces the protein MNREGILSAERIVVKIGTHSLLNSQNQINYNRIDRLALALSTLIQEGKEVILVTSGAIGVGSVKMGLTSRPTDMASQQATAAVGQVALMNLYSRSFNYYSQFIGQILLTRDIIDFPDSYNNYKNAMNALLGQKILPIINENDAVAVDEMDHQTRFGDNDTLSALVASTMDADLLIFLTDVDGFYDDNPKRNPDAVRFDVLHEVTDDLMDMAKGDVSAFSTGGMETKLTAANESLKSGQMTVIMSSEDPMQILDLVKGDSIGTLFMPK